CCTTCAGCTGCTTCTTCGCCTCGGCCAGGAGGTCGAGCTTCACCCAGTCGCCGGCCTTGGGTGGATTCGCCATCTTGCCCACGCCGTACTTGGCCATGAGGTCCGTGGTGACCTGCACATGCGAGACGGTGATGTCGTAGCTGAAGGGGGAGTTGCCGATGGCGTCCTGGTAGTCCTCGGACGAGATCTGGTTCTTGAACATCACTTCGCGGACGAACTTCTCCGCGGCCTTGGGTTCATCGATGAATTTCTTGGTGGCTTCCACGAAGCAGAGCAGGAAGCGCTGGGCCACATCGCGACGCTCTTTATAGAGCTTCTCGGTGATGACCAGGGCCCGGATGGGCTCGCCCAGGGGCGTGTCGTAGGGCTTCAGCAGCTCCACGCCGAACTTCCGGTTGATGGCCTGGGAGCTGTAGGGCTCGCTCTGGCACATGGCGTCGATGTTCTTGGCCATGAGGGCCTGGTTCAGGTCCGCGAAGGGGAGGTAGAGCACCAGCACATCCTTGCCCGGCTTGTCCGACCAGGTGAGACCGGCCTTGGCCAGCTCCGCCAGCAGCAGCAGCTCCTGGGCTCCGCCCCGGGCCACGCCCACCTTCTTGCCCTTGAGGTCCTTCAGCGAGCGGATGCCGGAGTTCGCCCCGACCACGATGCGGGCGCCACCCCTGGCGAAACCCGCGACCACGACGATGGGCACGCCGGCGGCCCGGCCTGCGATGGCCGCGTCGAGGGCCGCGGCGCTGGCGTCGATCTCACCCGCCACAATGGCGGGGTTGATGTCGATGCCCTTGGCGAACATCCGCTCCTCGACCTTCAGGCGGTACTTCGGGGCCAGTTCCTTCATGTAGGACACGGCGCCGTAGTGGGCGAACTTCAGGTTGCCGAGGCGGACGACATCCTGGGCCGTCAGCGCCACGGAAGAGAGGCATAGCAGGGAAAGGAGGGCTTTCGCACGCATGGTCACTCCGGGGGGTATGGTCCCATTCTAGGTCATGGCCCCCACCGGGGGCAGGGCTCATTCCGGGCGGCGTCTTGCCACCAGCAAGAACTCCCGGCCCGCCCGGCGCGGGTGGCTGGAGGCGGCCTCCGCCAGGTGCAGCACCTCGAAGCGGACTTCGGCGAGGCGCCGCATGTCCTCCATGGTGATGGCGTGGGGCGGCCCCGGCCGGCCCTTCACATCGTGAAAGAGCACAGCCAACCACAGGCCGTTGGGTTTGAGATGCGCCGCGCAGGCGTCCACATAGGCGGGCCGCCGCGCGGGATCCATGGCCACGAAGCAGGTGTGGTCGAAGATCGCGTGCCAGGGGCCGAGATGGGTCGTGAACCAGTCCGCCAGGGACCAGGCCACGCGGTCGCCGTAGCGCTGCCTGGCGCCCTGGATGGCCAGGGGGGCGAAGTCGAGTCCCGTGACGGCGAAGCCGCGGGCCTCCAGCTCGGCCGCATCGTGGCCGTAGCCGCATCCGGGCACCACGATCTCTCCACCCACCCTCAGGCCCCGGGGGAGAGCCAGGTCCAGCAGCTCTGCCACCAGGGGTGTGGCCCCGTTCATGTCCCAGCCGGGACGGCCCTCGTCCTCGTAGAGGCGGTTCCAGTCGTCCGGGTGGGTGGTCATCGCACCAGGATAAGCCGCTTCGCCAGGGCTCAAATATGCTTTAAATACTTTGCAAATAATCAGTAAATGAAACAAAATTGTGCACATCATCCAAACCTCAGGAGGGCACCATGGCCAGGACGGGCATCTCCCATCGGAACCGGCCCTTGGCCGCCGCGCTGCTGGCGTTTGCCGCCAGTGCGGGCCTGGCGCAGACGGCGCCGCCCCCGGCGGCGGTCAAGGACGATCCCCGCTCCGTGTACCAGCGCCGCATCCAGCCGAGGGAACCCGTCGAGCGGATCGACTGGCCGGGGCGGATCGGAGAGCTCCTGAAGGAGGAGCCGGGGGACCTGGTCATCACGGCGGTGGGCGACATGATCTTCAACCAGCCCATCAGCCACCTCGGTGATCCCGATCGCGCGGGCCTCTTCCGCCTCATGCAGGAGGCCGACCTCGCCTACGGGAACATGGAGTTCTCGCTCAACGACCGGCCGGACCTCCAGCGCCCCTTCTACAACTTCCGGGCGGGGCGGGACTTCCGCTGGGAGCTGGCGCGCACGGGCATCAACCTCGTGAGCATGGCCAACAACCACGCGCTGGATTTTGGCCCGGAAGGGTTGAGAGAGTGTCTGCAGGCCCTGGATCACGCCAACATCACGCACGCCGGCGCGGGCACGACCCTGGCGGAGGCCCGCGCGCCGGGCCGGACGGAAGTGGCCGGGCACAAGACTTCCGTTGCCCTGCTTTCCTACATGCGGTACTGGACCGCCAAGTACCGGACCAAGGACCCCCATGGTCCCTCCCTGGCGACCATTGATCCGGCCGTGATCCTGGTGGCGAAGGACGGCAAGGTGGAGAAGGCGGAAGGCCCGCTGGAATCGGATGTGAAGGCCATGGAGGACGATGTGCTCCTGGCCAAGCGCCGGTCGGACCTCCTGCTGGTGTCCCTCCACAACCACGATGTGACCCACCACCGCGCCCACGGCATCCAGGACCGGACGCCGCCCAACGACGAGATCATGTTCCGCCGCGCCATCGAGGCCGGGGCGGACCTCGTGATCGGCACGGGCCCCCATGTGCTCCGGGGCATCGAGATCCACAAGGGGAGGCCGATCTTCTACAGCCTCGGCGACTTCATCTACCAGTACCGCACCCCGGACCGCATCCCCGTGGACCTCATCCACCAGCGCGACATCGAGATGCCCCGGCCGGCGAATACCTCCGTGTGGGACCGGCGCGACTCCCGCGAGGTCATGGAGACGGTGATGGTCCGCATGACCCTGAACCAGGGGAAGCTGAAGCGGATCCAGCTCCTGCCCATCACCATCGACGACGAGGGCCCCCTCTACGGCGTGCCGAAGCTGGCGGGCACCAAGCGGGGCGGCGAGATCATCGCCCTGATGCAGAGGCTGTCCGAACCCTACGGGACGAAAATCGTCAGCAAGGGCTGGTACGCGGAGGTCGATCTCCCGTGAAAGGATCTTCGCCGGCGGCCAGAAGGGCGATCCATTCGGCCCGCTTGGCCTTGAGGGTCTCCTTGAGCACCAGAGGGCTCATCTCCTCCTCGAGGGCCTCGAGGATCACATAGTCGAAGGCGGCCTGGCCCCATCGGTTCCACGCAGCCTGCAGATCCCGGTCCAGGTGGCGCCCCTGCTCGAGCCGGAGCCACAGGCCGTTCTGGGTGGTGTCGAGGTTCGGGCTTGCATCGGCCCAGGCCCGGCCCGTCTCCCGGTGGCGCACCGCGTAGATGCCCGGCCGGGGCCTGCGGGCCTTGTAGGCGCGGAGCGCCGCTTTCCGGTCGAAGGCTTCGCTCATGGTCAGGGTTCTCCCGCGAAGGCCGAATGGGCCAGAATCCGGGCGTGGTCCCGCACATCCGCCGGCCAAGGGGCCGTGTGGATCGCGAAGGCCGCCGCGTCCATGGCGTAGAGCGCGCGCAGGGCCTCTTCATAACCGGGCTCGTCCCCCGCCAGGGCGGACATGAAGCGGTAGGCGCGGTCTTGGGCCGGACGGCGGCCCGTCCCGGCGGTCCGGCGGGCGGCCTCCACCAGGCGGCGCAGGGTGACCGAGGCCCCGCCGGGCTGGCCGTTCAACCATTCCCAGTGGCGGGGGAGGAGGGTGACCTCCCGGCCCTCCACGCCCAGCTTGGGCCGACCCCGGCCACGGGGCCCCTCGGGGATCGGCGCCAGCCGGGCCAGCACCTCTGGAGCCGTGCCGCGGAGGTCCAGGTCCACGATCTTCCCGGTCTCATCGTCGAAGAGCAGCACCGGGGCAGCTGGGTGAGCCTCCAGGCGGGCCTTCACTGCCAGGGCCACCTCCCCCAGGGGGCCGGAGGCCAGGCGACGGGGGCCTTCGAAGGCGGTGCAGGGGGTCTGGAGCCGATCGTCCATGGGGTCCTTCCGGAACCCTTATTTTTATCCAGGTTAAAATATCCGTCAATAATACCGGGATAAAATTATCGATCCGCCAGCAGCCAGGCGGTGGCGAGCACCAGTCGCGCCATGCGCTTCACCTGTCCGGGGTCCAGTCGGTCCAGGGTGTCGCCGGGCTGGTGGTAGCCGGGGAAATAGCTGCCGAAGAAGCGGACGAAAGGCATGCCGAGCCGGGCGAAGTCGCGGTAGTCGCTGCCGCCGCTGCGGCCGTCCGTCCAGTCCAGGTGCAGGGACATACCCGTGCCGCGGCCGGCTTGGGCGAGCACCGGGCCCAGGTCGCCGTGCGCCGAGGAGGGGCCGGGCTCCGCGAAGTGGGCGGGATCCAGCCCCTCGAAGAAGGCCTTGGGATCCTTCAGTCCCGATCCGGCCGCCAAGGCGTCGAGCTCTGCCGGCGCCCAGGGGTGGGCGATCATGTCCAGGTTCAGGTAGGCCTTCGTCCTGGCCAGCGGCCACACGGGGTGGCGGGTGTAGTGGCCCGACCCGAACTTGCCTTCCTCCTCGCCGGTCCAGAAGGCGAACAGGAGGGTGCGCCGGGGTCTCACCGGCTGCGCGGCGATGGACCGGGCCAGCTCCAGCAGGGCCGCCACACCCGAGGCATTGTCGTCCGCGCCGGGGTGCAGCCGGCCGTCCTGCAGGCCGAGGTGGTCCATGTGGGCCCCCGCGACGATGGCCTCCGGGCGCAGGGCTGGATCCGATCCGGCGAGCTTCCCGAGCACATTGAAAGACCGGAAGGTCCGGACCCGGCCGCGCGTAAGGAGGGTGGCTGTACCTTCGAGCCCGGGAGCGAGGAGGGCGCGGAGCTCCGCCGTCAGCGCCACGCGGGCCAGGGGCGGCTCGCCGGGGGCCGGGGCACATGGCTCCGTGAGGAAGTAGGGTCGAGCAGGTTCTTGGCCTTCGGCCAGGCGGCGCTCCAGATCTTCTTCCAAGGCGATGGCGGCCCGGGCGCCGAGCTTCTCCAGCAGGGCCAGCCGACTGTCGTAGCGATCCGCCGGCCGCTCGGAGGCGTACTTCGCCGTAAGCTCCGGCTTCTGCCAGGCCGCGCCGGGCGGGCAGCCGGCCCGGAAGACCACCACCTTGCCCCGCACCTCGAGGCCCTGGAAGTCGTCATGGCCCAGGGCGGGTTCCTGGATGCCGTAGCCGGCGAAGACCAGGGGGCCTGTGAGCGTACCGGGCTCCGTGGGCGGCAGTACGGCCGTCTTGCCAGTGCGGAAGATCAAGGTCCGGGAACCGAGGACCATCTGCACAGCGCCGGGTTCCGGCCGCACCTCGCGGAGGGGCACGGCCTGGAGGTAGGAGGCCCCCGCGGGGGGGATGCCCGCTGCCTTCAGCTGGCCCGCAAGGTAGCGGGCGGTGGCCTCCAGGCCCCGGGTGCCGAGGCCGCGGCCCTCCCGCCGGGGATCCGTGAGGAAGGCCATGTGGCGGGTGAGGCGGGCCGCGTCCAGACCATCCACCGCGACCTGAAGGGCGGGGGGCAGGGGCTCGGGGCGGCGGACGCGGACGAAGTCCCCCTCCGGGCCCTGGGCGAGGAGGGCGCTCCCCAGCAGGGCGAGAAGGGCGAGGGAACGCCTCACACGGGGCCCCAGTGGAACAGCAGGGTGGGCGGCACCAGCAGCAGGAAGGCGAGCACCACCAGGATGAGCATGAGGGGCAGGAACCAGCGGGCCCACCGCTCCCAGGGGATCTTCGCGGCGCCCAGCACGCCCATGGTCACGGCGCTGGTGGGCAGAATCGGGTTGATGAGCTCGGACAGGGCGAAGCTGTACACGCAGGTCTGGCGCGTGATGCCCACGAGATCCGACAGGGGGGCCAGCACGGGCATGGTGAGGGCGGCCTGCGAAGTACCGGAATGGATGAAGAAATTGATGACGCACTGCACCAGGAACATCACCTGGGCGGTCAGGGCGGCGGGCAGCACGCGGATGGCGGTGGAGCCGTAGAGCAGCAGGGTGTCCATGATCCGCGCATCGTTGGCGATGACGAGCAGGGCCCGGGCGCAGGCCACGATGAACACCACGCCCACCATGTCCTTGGCTCCGGCCACGAAGTGCTTCGCGATGGCGCTGGGCCCCATGCGGCTGATGAGCCCGATGAGGATGCCCATGCCCAGGAACAGGGCCGCGATGGCCTCCAGGTACCACTGGTATTTCAAGACGCCCCAGACCAGCAGGATCAGGGCGCCGAGGAAGGTGAGGAGCGCGAGGATGTGGGTGGTGTTCCAGGCCTCCCCACTACTCCCTGCGGGGGCCGTGGAGACGCGGGCCAGGTCGATGTCGCGCACCGGGCTCAGCTCCGGGTTCCGCTTGATCTTCGCGGCGTAGACCATCACATAGGCGATGACCACGCCGGTCGCCACCACCCAGGCTCCCACCCGGTAGGCCAGGCCCGAGTAGATGGGAACCCCGGCAATGCCCTGGGCCACCCCCACGGTGAAGGGGTTGAAGAAGGCACAGGCGAAGCCCGCCGCGGCCCCCAGGAAGGGGATGGCGGTGCCGACGATGGAGTCGTAGCCCAGCGCGCGGGAGAGGGCGATGAAGATGACGATGAAGGGGATCAGCTCCTCGGCCATGCCGAACACGGCCCCGGCCAGCGAGAACACGGTCATCAGCACCGGGATGAAGAACATCTCGAGCACCGGGTGGCGCCGCACATGGACCATGAGCCGCTTGATGCCCTGCTCCACGGCGCCGGTCTCCTGGAAGATGGCGAAGCTGCCCCCGATGATGAGCAGGAAGGAGATCAGGCCCGCGCCGTCCAGGAAGCCCTTGATGGGGGCGAGGAAGAGGGTCTGCAGGCCCAGGTAGGTCTTGGGGAGCCGCTGGAAGGTGCCATCCACGGGCACCTTCAGGCGGCCGCCGTCCGGCAGCACCTTCTCGATGCGCTGGAATTCACCCGAGGGCACGATCCAGGAGAGGATCAGCACCAGCACGATGAGGGCCCCCACGATCACGAGGGTGTGGGGCATCTTCAGGCCCGTGGACGGCGCCGGGGATGACGCCGGGGTCGGGGGTTGAGCGGGGGGCTTCGGCCGGGCGCCGCGTTCCCGGGCGTTCACTGGAACATCCCCTTGGCCAGGAGGCGCCCGCCCTTCATGAGGAGCCGGCCCTTGGCCACCACCGTGCGGATCTCCAGGTCCCTGGGGTCGAGGAGGACCAGGTCGGCATCCATGCCGACCGCGAGCCTCCCCTTGGTCCGGAGCTTGAGGATGCGGGCCGGATTGGCGGTGACCATGCGGAGGGCGGTCTCGAGGGCGATGCCCTCCTCCAGCACGGCCTGCCGCACGGCGGGGAACAGGGAGGTGACCCGGCCCACGGAGATCTCCTGCAGGCGACCGCTGGGGTCCCAGTCCGGCAGGCTGCCCTGGCCGTCAGAGGTGAAGGTGATCTGGCCGGGATCCACGCCGGCCTCCAGCATGCGGCGCAGGGCCTTGGCGCAGGGGATCTCGCCATCCTCGAGGTACGAGGGCAGGGTGGAGGTGGTGAAGTCCACGAACCCGCCGCCCTTGGCGTAGGCGATGCCCTCCTCGAAGAGGCGGGGGTTGCGGTTGATGTGGGTGGGCCACATCTGGGTGGCAGCCAGCTCGGTCTCGGCGACGACGCGCCGCAGGAAGTCGAGACCCCGGGCTCCATCGCCCAGGTGGACATTGACGATGCCCGCCTTGCCGGACAGCATGCCGCCCCGCCGCGCCATGGCCACCACCTGCGCGAAGGCCTCGAAGGTGGGCTGGCTGGAGCGGTGGTCGGAGAGGGCCACCTCGCCGGCGCCGATGACCTTGTCGATGAAGAGGAGATCCTCCTCGAGGGAGGGCATGAGGGTGCGCAGGGGCAGGCCGTAGGATCCCGAATAGACGAAGGTGCTGAGGCCCTCCTCTTCCAGCCCCTTGGCTTTGGCCAGCAGGCCCGCCATGTTCCGCGTGTAGCCGTCCGTGCCCAGACAGCCCACCACGGTGGTGACGCCGCCGAAGATGGCGTCGGTGAGGGGCAGGTCCGGCGTCCGGGTGGCGAACCCCCCTTCGCCGCCGCCGCCCATGATGTGCACATGGCCGTCGATGAAGCCCGGCACCGCCTTGAAGTTCCGGGCGTCCACCACCTCGCAGTGCTTTTTGGGGATGCGGATGTCCGGCTCCATGAGCAGGATCTTCCCGCCTCCGATGAGCAGGTCGCAGCGCCCTCCGGGCTCCGGGGCGTAGACATCGGCATTCTTGATCAGGAGCAGCATGGGGACTCCAACCGGGCCGCGCGGCCGGCAGCGGGTTCAGAAGAGGCGTGAGACGGGCAGGTCGGCGCCGGGGACCGCCAGGTCGCGGAAGCCGGGGTAGCCGTAGAGGCCATAGAGCAGGCAGGGCTCGAGCACTTGGATGGCCCGCCGGGCCAGGTCCTGGTCGAGGGGGACGATGAGGGTTCCCACGGGGAGATCGAGCTCCGATGGACGCTGGCGCTGGACGATCTGGCGGTCCTTGTAGCGCTGGTACAGGTCGTCGTAGGGCGCTTCGAGGCGGAGCAGGCGGACCCGCTCCCCCGGCGCCCGGCGGGGCGCGGCCAGGGTCTCCCAGCGCAGGCCCTGGGCCTCCAGCACCGGGATGAAGTGCGCGGCGGCCGTGGGATCGATGGCGTAGGCCCTGGGGGTGGGCACGCTGCCCTTCACCACGAGATCGGTCATGGCGTTGGCGGTGGGCACCTCGACCGTGCGGCCGGTGGCCACCTCCCGGACCGGCACGGACCGGGTCTGGCCGCCGAGGTTGGCCCAGAAGACATTGGTGGCGATGAAGGGGGGCAGGGGCTCCCGGCGGGCCCGCTCTGAAAGCGCCCGAACCCGGTCGCGCCAGGCCCGGTCGCCGAGCAGGTGGCGGTAGAGGATGCGGTAGCCATCCACCCGCTCGCCCAGGTCGGCCTGGGGATCGGCGGCGCGGTGGCGGACGCCGGCTTCGATGATGAAGGAGAGGGCCCCCAGCGTGCCCATGCCGTTGCGGCCGTCGTCCACTTCCGGCGTGGAGGGCCGGATCTCCTCATCGGGAGGCGGCCCGCCCACGCTGTAGCGGGCGTAGGGGTGTCCGGCCTTCGCCTGGAGGGGCGCAGCGGAGGTCACGGCCGCCAGCCCGGTGGTCTTGAGATACGACGGGATCAGGGGATGATTCGCCGCATCCATGGTGATGACGGGCCAGGCCTCCCAGCCCTTGGCGGCGTAGCTTTCACCGTCCCGTCCGAACTCGTGGCCGTCCACCGCGAGGTGCGGCTGGACGCGGCGGGCCACCCGGTGGAGGGCGCGGGTCTCGGGCTGGGCCAGGAGGAGATGGTCGCGGTTCAGATCCGCCCCCGCCCCGTTGACCCGCTGGTGGGCCTCGGCCCCGTCGGGATTGAGCATGGGCATCAGGTAGAGGTCCACATCCTCCGGGAGGAGGTGGGGGCGCTCGGCCAGGTCGCGCACCAGGGTGAGCAGGGCGTCCTTGCCGGCCACCTCGTCCCCATGCTGCTGGGCGTAGAAGAGCACCCGGAAGCGGGCCTTGGCGCCGCCCCGGTTGAGCCGGACCAACAGGAGCTTGCGGCCCTGGGTGCTCAGGCCCTCCTCGCTGACGGTGATGAAGTCCGGCTTGGCCACGCGTTCGAGAAACGCCAGCATCTCTCCATAGGTCACCGTCTGGCGCAGGGTCCGATGGTCTTTCGGGAAGGGCGCCTGAAGGGGCGTTGGACGGGACCCGGCCAGCCCCGGCAGCGCCAGCAGCAGGAGGACCGGAACGGAACGCAAGAAGCCCGCGCCGGTCATCGCTGGTAGACCTTGCGCGTGGCCAGGTCGATGGCCTGTCCCGGGCGGAGGAGGTGGATGCGGAGGTCCCAGAAGGAGGATCCGTCGGCGGTCATGTCCGAAGGGTCGAAGACCATCACGGCCCGCTCGCCCAGGACCACGGCCTTTCCGGCCTTCACCACCAGGGCCGTGGCCTCGTCGATGCCGAGGCCGAGGTGGTCGCGGCGCTCCATGATGAGGCTGAAGAGGCGGTTCTCCCGGCCCCGGCGCAGGAAGTGCTGATCCACGACCACCCGTTCCGGCAGGAATCCCATGCCTTCCCGGGTGCGGTAAGCCCCGGGGCCGAATTCCGTGAGGGCCTCCTTGCCGTTCCGGTCCTCGCCCGTGAGCATCACCTTCGACATGATGGCGGCGCCGGCGCTGGTGCCGCCCACGCCGGCCCCGGCCGCATAGCGGGCGAGCACGAGCTGCTGGAAGGGAGTGCCCACGATCTTGTCGCCCACGAGGTTCTGGTCACCCCCCGAGAACCAGAAGCCGGTGCAGCGCCGGGCGCGGTCCAGGAGGGCCGGATCCGAGGCATCCTCCCGCGTGCGGATGTCGAGGGGGACCATGGTGAGCCCCGCCTGCTCCAGGTCGGCCTTCCACTCCCGGAGGGCGCCATCGGGATCGCTGGTGGAGGTGGGCACGATGCCCACCACCCCGCCCTTTCCCCCGGAGGCCTTCAGGAAGGCCTCGAGGATCACCTGGGGCATGCCGCCGCCGCCGACGATGACGAGGGTGCCCTTGGGAGCTGGGGCCGGGGGAGCCGTGGCCGGGCCCCCGGCCGCCAGGATCGAGCCGGACAGGTCGAAGGCGAGGGCGAGGGCGAGAAGAAGTCGGTTCATGGTTCCATCCCATCACACAGCGGCGGGGCGGTTGTCCACGCGCCCCGCCGCTCAAATCCCGTGCTGGCCGTCCGAAGGATCAGAATAGGAGCTTGGCGCCCAGACGGAAGGTCCGGGGCGGCTCCTGGTCGAGGACCATGCCGTAGTAGGCGCTGCCGTAGCGTTCGCCGCGGGAGGTCACGGCCGCGTCGTTCAGCACATTGAACACATCGCCGAACAACTCGAGCGCGCGCTTGCCGCCGAGGCTGAACTTGTGGGACACGCGGAGGTCGAGCAGGCGCCGGGCGTCGTAGGTGCTGGCACCGAGTGGCTCGATGTTGATGTAGTAGCGCTCGCGGTTGCCCAGGCGTGAGGTCTGCATGTACCGGGTGTAGTGGAGGCCGCTGAGGTAGACGAAGCTGGCGTTGAACCGCGTTCCCCAGGGGGCCTTGTACGAGGTCCGCAGCTTGAGCTCGTCGTCGTTGAACCCGGGCAGGTAGCCGTCGTTGTTGTACATCGTGCCGACCCACTCCCGGCCCGAGGAATACCCGTTCGACTTCAGGAGGTTGCCCTTGTTGCTGGCCTTGGTGACGCTGAAGGACATGTCCCAGTTCGGTGTGAAGCGGCCGTCCAGGGAGAAGGTGGTGGCCGAGTAGGTGCGCTTGGCGTCCGGATCGTTGGTGATGTAGTAGTCGTGGGTGCCGTCCGCGTTGACGCCGGGCCGCTGGAAGGTCAGGGTCTGGCTGGTCAGGGGGTTGGTCACCGAGGTGGTCGAGGCGGACAGGGGCAGCCGGTCGTAGCGGGCCAGCAGATCCTTTCCGTTCCGGCGCACATAGCTGGCCGCCGCCGTCCAGTTCTTGCCGAGGCGCTGCTCCACGGCGAA
The window above is part of the Geothrix sp. genome. Proteins encoded here:
- the iadA gene encoding beta-aspartyl-peptidase; its protein translation is MLLLIKNADVYAPEPGGRCDLLIGGGKILLMEPDIRIPKKHCEVVDARNFKAVPGFIDGHVHIMGGGGEGGFATRTPDLPLTDAIFGGVTTVVGCLGTDGYTRNMAGLLAKAKGLEEEGLSTFVYSGSYGLPLRTLMPSLEEDLLFIDKVIGAGEVALSDHRSSQPTFEAFAQVVAMARRGGMLSGKAGIVNVHLGDGARGLDFLRRVVAETELAATQMWPTHINRNPRLFEEGIAYAKGGGFVDFTTSTLPSYLEDGEIPCAKALRRMLEAGVDPGQITFTSDGQGSLPDWDPSGRLQEISVGRVTSLFPAVRQAVLEEGIALETALRMVTANPARILKLRTKGRLAVGMDADLVLLDPRDLEIRTVVAKGRLLMKGGRLLAKGMFQ
- a CDS encoding M14 family zinc carboxypeptidase; its protein translation is MRSVPVLLLLALPGLAGSRPTPLQAPFPKDHRTLRQTVTYGEMLAFLERVAKPDFITVSEEGLSTQGRKLLLVRLNRGGAKARFRVLFYAQQHGDEVAGKDALLTLVRDLAERPHLLPEDVDLYLMPMLNPDGAEAHQRVNGAGADLNRDHLLLAQPETRALHRVARRVQPHLAVDGHEFGRDGESYAAKGWEAWPVITMDAANHPLIPSYLKTTGLAAVTSAAPLQAKAGHPYARYSVGGPPPDEEIRPSTPEVDDGRNGMGTLGALSFIIEAGVRHRAADPQADLGERVDGYRILYRHLLGDRAWRDRVRALSERARREPLPPFIATNVFWANLGGQTRSVPVREVATGRTVEVPTANAMTDLVVKGSVPTPRAYAIDPTAAAHFIPVLEAQGLRWETLAAPRRAPGERVRLLRLEAPYDDLYQRYKDRQIVQRQRPSELDLPVGTLIVPLDQDLARRAIQVLEPCLLYGLYGYPGFRDLAVPGADLPVSRLF
- a CDS encoding methyltransferase domain-containing protein, with the translated sequence MTTHPDDWNRLYEDEGRPGWDMNGATPLVAELLDLALPRGLRVGGEIVVPGCGYGHDAAELEARGFAVTGLDFAPLAIQGARQRYGDRVAWSLADWFTTHLGPWHAIFDHTCFVAMDPARRPAYVDACAAHLKPNGLWLAVLFHDVKGRPGPPHAITMEDMRRLAEVRFEVLHLAEAASSHPRRAGREFLLVARRRPE
- a CDS encoding M20/M25/M40 family metallo-hydrolase is translated as MRRSLALLALLGSALLAQGPEGDFVRVRRPEPLPPALQVAVDGLDAARLTRHMAFLTDPRREGRGLGTRGLEATARYLAGQLKAAGIPPAGASYLQAVPLREVRPEPGAVQMVLGSRTLIFRTGKTAVLPPTEPGTLTGPLVFAGYGIQEPALGHDDFQGLEVRGKVVVFRAGCPPGAAWQKPELTAKYASERPADRYDSRLALLEKLGARAAIALEEDLERRLAEGQEPARPYFLTEPCAPAPGEPPLARVALTAELRALLAPGLEGTATLLTRGRVRTFRSFNVLGKLAGSDPALRPEAIVAGAHMDHLGLQDGRLHPGADDNASGVAALLELARSIAAQPVRPRRTLLFAFWTGEEEGKFGSGHYTRHPVWPLARTKAYLNLDMIAHPWAPAELDALAAGSGLKDPKAFFEGLDPAHFAEPGPSSAHGDLGPVLAQAGRGTGMSLHLDWTDGRSGGSDYRDFARLGMPFVRFFGSYFPGYHQPGDTLDRLDPGQVKRMARLVLATAWLLADR
- a CDS encoding DUF2239 family protein, which produces MDDRLQTPCTAFEGPRRLASGPLGEVALAVKARLEAHPAAPVLLFDDETGKIVDLDLRGTAPEVLARLAPIPEGPRGRGRPKLGVEGREVTLLPRHWEWLNGQPGGASVTLRRLVEAARRTAGTGRRPAQDRAYRFMSALAGDEPGYEEALRALYAMDAAAFAIHTAPWPADVRDHARILAHSAFAGEP
- a CDS encoding cyanophycinase gives rise to the protein MNRLLLALALAFDLSGSILAAGGPATAPPAPAPKGTLVIVGGGGMPQVILEAFLKASGGKGGVVGIVPTSTSDPDGALREWKADLEQAGLTMVPLDIRTREDASDPALLDRARRCTGFWFSGGDQNLVGDKIVGTPFQQLVLARYAAGAGVGGTSAGAAIMSKVMLTGEDRNGKEALTEFGPGAYRTREGMGFLPERVVVDQHFLRRGRENRLFSLIMERRDHLGLGIDEATALVVKAGKAVVLGERAVMVFDPSDMTADGSSFWDLRIHLLRPGQAIDLATRKVYQR
- a CDS encoding Na+/H+ antiporter NhaC family protein, which encodes MPHTLVIVGALIVLVLILSWIVPSGEFQRIEKVLPDGGRLKVPVDGTFQRLPKTYLGLQTLFLAPIKGFLDGAGLISFLLIIGGSFAIFQETGAVEQGIKRLMVHVRRHPVLEMFFIPVLMTVFSLAGAVFGMAEELIPFIVIFIALSRALGYDSIVGTAIPFLGAAAGFACAFFNPFTVGVAQGIAGVPIYSGLAYRVGAWVVATGVVIAYVMVYAAKIKRNPELSPVRDIDLARVSTAPAGSSGEAWNTTHILALLTFLGALILLVWGVLKYQWYLEAIAALFLGMGILIGLISRMGPSAIAKHFVAGAKDMVGVVFIVACARALLVIANDARIMDTLLLYGSTAIRVLPAALTAQVMFLVQCVINFFIHSGTSQAALTMPVLAPLSDLVGITRQTCVYSFALSELINPILPTSAVTMGVLGAAKIPWERWARWFLPLMLILVVLAFLLLVPPTLLFHWGPV
- a CDS encoding CapA family protein — translated: MARTGISHRNRPLAAALLAFAASAGLAQTAPPPAAVKDDPRSVYQRRIQPREPVERIDWPGRIGELLKEEPGDLVITAVGDMIFNQPISHLGDPDRAGLFRLMQEADLAYGNMEFSLNDRPDLQRPFYNFRAGRDFRWELARTGINLVSMANNHALDFGPEGLRECLQALDHANITHAGAGTTLAEARAPGRTEVAGHKTSVALLSYMRYWTAKYRTKDPHGPSLATIDPAVILVAKDGKVEKAEGPLESDVKAMEDDVLLAKRRSDLLLVSLHNHDVTHHRAHGIQDRTPPNDEIMFRRAIEAGADLVIGTGPHVLRGIEIHKGRPIFYSLGDFIYQYRTPDRIPVDLIHQRDIEMPRPANTSVWDRRDSREVMETVMVRMTLNQGKLKRIQLLPITIDDEGPLYGVPKLAGTKRGGEIIALMQRLSEPYGTKIVSKGWYAEVDLP
- a CDS encoding GIY-YIG nuclease family protein; this encodes MSEAFDRKAALRAYKARRPRPGIYAVRHRETGRAWADASPNLDTTQNGLWLRLEQGRHLDRDLQAAWNRWGQAAFDYVILEALEEEMSPLVLKETLKAKRAEWIALLAAGEDPFTGDRPPRTSPC
- a CDS encoding ABC transporter substrate-binding protein; this encodes MRAKALLSLLCLSSVALTAQDVVRLGNLKFAHYGAVSYMKELAPKYRLKVEERMFAKGIDINPAIVAGEIDASAAALDAAIAGRAAGVPIVVVAGFARGGARIVVGANSGIRSLKDLKGKKVGVARGGAQELLLLAELAKAGLTWSDKPGKDVLVLYLPFADLNQALMAKNIDAMCQSEPYSSQAINRKFGVELLKPYDTPLGEPIRALVITEKLYKERRDVAQRFLLCFVEATKKFIDEPKAAEKFVREVMFKNQISSEDYQDAIGNSPFSYDITVSHVQVTTDLMAKYGVGKMANPPKAGDWVKLDLLAEAKKQLKVK